One genomic segment of Ictalurus punctatus breed USDA103 chromosome 12, Coco_2.0, whole genome shotgun sequence includes these proteins:
- the adnp2b gene encoding activity-dependent neuroprotector homeobox protein 2b — protein MYQFPVRGLEKIRRTRKKVKNILGEFGLEECLSLCESLQEFDPGDSVFGATEWTDLSDGFNGKWKKKWIYRTRGLCCPLCKFSTRSWYSFRAHIHRYHDDEQSACSLSACSSCPFIGHPKVISKHYKLFHFENQKPESDTVTPLSAKALSGHTFQCRKCPVRDDLLYSMRKHVLINHYTALLNRFAGQRADTELKALGQMYRKFYCKVCGANADTSEHLLYHILTSDKHRELDLHINSLIFETDVKKPPPTLAPKIQGSPVIAGPPSQPLMTPVPTPGTVLPLANGGPRLLPPPNTAVLPVQASTLLQLASAEAKGLLQPGQPLTIQNVQVPRTVSATLPNIGGTTPAPTLQPVIPRQQPVRVGVPGPLHPPPRQVLLPPGLQFNVPTVRGPPPQPMIVAPRFPLNQPTPRGTMLTSQSLLSHLIPTGNKVDGLPTYTLAPLQVLSVQANNVQVVSKAPLPVSQNNGMHQQNPQDSKQTKKWVTCPICNELFPSNIYDSHVEVHKDSSKKSKLGLAARAPFLKKMPDKTVKCLMCKILLSEKGIFEHLIHGLNCLFCPGMFYSIKQLVAHIQVEHNPTQKSNCDFMRREYRLYTDESGYLLFPYFDINTTAPKEMMGEKELNLALVTNSLDLIFLRMSPMNPQAVCKMPVPKPDSLDCVFCSEKLLNMECYQMHLREKHFIVPTVHAILKMPAYKCIYCGGVYTGKTTVKAISVHVSRCRAAPKTLKDAERVNSGLTIGPRVSQGLISFPAPRKQTTAPVPGQVQASVPAPQPQETDAEVQSKLRLELAVKEAIEANKREREARIARKKRLDKERCAGLPTPPAEVVDDPSVQFALDPTGMELRSFETRREFVNKYFNVQPYPVKKEIIALSSRLLLNKTDVACQFGSKRTRCMKQLQRNKAVVLLGFNMTELMKVKHNLLVPEIVPEKPSTETETREREEISDVTEGEKLPES, from the exons ATGTATCAGTTTCCAGTTCGAGGACTAGAGAAAATCCGAAGAACAAGAAAGAAGGTGAAAAACATTTTGGGTGAATTTGGCCTTGAAGAGTGCTTAAGCTTGTGTGAG AGTCTTCAGGAGTTTGATCCAGGAGACAGCGTTTTTGGTGCCACTGAATGGACCGATTTATCAGATGGCTTTAATGGCAAGTGGAAGAAAAAg TGGATCTACCGCACCCGAGGCCTGTGCTGTCCATTGTGTAAATTTTCGACACGGTCCTGGTATTCCTTCAGGGCTCATATTCATCGCTACCATGATGATGAGCAGTCAGCCTGCAGTCTCTCTGCCTGCTCCTCCTGCCCATTTATCGGCCACCCTAAAGTCATCTCCAAGCACTATAAACTGTTCCATTTTGAAAATCAGAAGCCAGAATCTGACACGGTGACACCCCTGTCTGCTAAAGCATTAAGTGGTCATACATTTCAGTGCCGAAAATGCCCCGTTCGTGATGATCTCTTGTACAGCATGAGAAAACATGTTCTCATTAATCATTACACCGCACTGTTGAATCGCTTTGCTGGACAAAGAGCAGACACTGAGTTGAAGGCCCTTGGTCAGATGTACAGGAAATTTTATTGTAAGGTCTGTGGTGCGAATGCAGACACCTCCGAGCACCTGCTCTATCACATACTGACCTCTGACAAGCACAGGGAATTGGATTTGCACATAAACTCTCTCATTTTTGAAACAGACGTTAAGAAGCCACCTCCCACTCTAGCACCAAAGATCCAAGGTAGTCCTGTTATAGCAGGACCACCTAGCCAACCTTTAATGACTCCTGTACCAACTCCAGGCACAGTCTTGCCATTGGCTAATGGTGGACCTAGATTACTCCCTCCCCCTAACACAGCAGTTCTTCCTGTTCAAGCCTCAACCTTGCTTCAGCTTGCTAGCGCTGAGGCAAAAGGTTTGCTGCAGCCTGGTCAGCCACTGACTATCCAGAATGTTCAAGTTCCAAGAACTGTCTCTGCAACGCTGCCTAATATTGGAGGAACAACTCCTGCCCCAACGCTTCAGCCGGTTATCCCTCGCCAGCAGCCAGTCAGGGTTGGAGTCCCAggtcctcttcatcctccacCACGTCAGGTTTTGCTTCCACCTGGGTTACAGTTTAATGTCCCAACTGTAAGGGGGCCACCACCACAGCCAATGATTGTCGCGCCAAGGTTCCCCTTGAATCAGCCTACCCCTAGAGGTACCATGCTTACATCCCAGTCCCTTCTGAGTCATCTGATCCCCACAGGCAACAAAGTCGATGGGCTGCCTACCTACACTCTTGCACCATTACAAGTTTTGTCAGTCCAGGCAAACAATGTCCAAGTAGTCAGCAAAGCACCGTTGCCGGTGTCCCAGAACAATGGCATGcatcagcaaaacccccaaGATTCCAAGCAGACCAAGAAATGGGTCACCTGCCCCATTTGTAACGAGCTTTTTCCATCCAATATATATGACTCCCATGTGGAGGTCCATAAAGACTCATCCAAGAAGTCCAAGCTAGGCCTGGCTGCCCGAGCACCCTTTTTGAAGAAAATGCCTGACAAGACAGTGAAATGCCTGATGTGTAAAATCTTGCTGTCCGAAAAGGGTATTTTTGAACATCTGATTCATGGTTTGAACTGCTTGTTTTGTCCTGGGATGTTCTACTCCATCAAACAGCTGGTTGCGCATATTCAGGTTGAGCACAATCCAACCCAAAAGTCCAACTGTGACTTCATGAGGCGAGAGTATCGTCTTTATACCGACGAGTCTGGCTACCTCCTGTTTCCCTATTTTGATATCAACACCACGGCCCCGAAAGAGATGATGGGAGAAAAAGAGCTTAACTTGGCCCTAGTTACTAATTCACTCGATCTGATCTTTTTGAGGATGTCGCCTATGAATCCGCAAGCTGTATGCAAGATGCCCGTGCCTAAGCCGGACAGCTTAGACTGCGTCTTCTGTTCTGAGAAGCTGCTGAACATGGAGTGCTATCAAATGCACCTCAGAGAAAAGCACTTCATCGTGCCTACTGTCCATGCCATACTTAAAATGCCAGCATACAAGTGCATCTACTGTGGTGGGGTATACACGGGCAAAACGACGGTCAAAGCGATCAGTGTCCACGTATCCAGATGTCGCGCTGCGCCCAAAACGCTCAAAGATGCTGAAAGGGTCAATTCTGGACTAACGATTGGCCCCAGAGTAAGCCAAGGTTTAATTTCGTTCCCAGCACCCCGAAAACAGACTACAGCTCCAGTCCCAGGACAAGTCCAAGCATCGGTTCCAGCACCTCAACCTCAAGAGACAGATGCCGAAGTGCAGAGCAAGTTGAGGTTGGAGCTGGCTGTGAAGGAGGCCATAGAAGctaataagagagagagagaggccagaATAGCAAGAAAAAAGAGGTTAGATAAAGAGAGGTGTGCTGGTTTGCCTACTCCTCCAGCTGAAGTGGTGGATGATCCTTCTGTGCAGTTTGCTCTGGATCCTACCGGAATGGAGTTACGCTCCTTCGAGACTCGCCGGGAATTCGTGAACAAGTACTTCAACGTACAGCCGTACCCAGTCAAGAAGGAGATCATTGCCCTGAGCAGTCGATTGCTGCTGAACAAAACCGACGTTGCCTGCCAGTTTGGCTCCAAACGTACCAGGTGTATGAAGCAACTGCAGCGAAACAAGGCGGTGGTGTTGTTAGGTTTCAACATGACCGAGCTGATGAAGGTGAAACACAACCTGCTCGTTCCTGAAATAGTGCCAGAGAAGCCGTCCACGGAAACAGAAACGCGGGAGCGTGAAGAAATAAGCGACGTGACCGAAGGGGAAAAGCTTCCTGAAAGTTGA
- the txnl4a gene encoding thioredoxin-like protein 4A, with the protein MKMDEVLYSIAEKVKNFAVIYLVDITEVPDFNKMYELYDPCTVMFFFRNKHIMIDLGTGNNNKINWTMEDKQEMIDIIETVYRGARKGRGLVVSPKDYSTKYRY; encoded by the exons ATGAAAATGGATGAAGTTTTGTACAGCATTGCTGAAAAG GTGAAGAATTTTGCTGTGATTTACCTGGTGGATATCACCGAAGTGCCAGATTTCAACAAGATGTACGAGTTGTACGACCCCTGCACAGTCATGTTCTTCTTCAG GAACAAGCACATCATGATCGACTTGGGCACGGGTAACAACAACAAGATCAACTGGACAATGGAGGACAAACAGGAGATGATAGACATTATTGAGACCGTCTACAGGGGAGCGCGGAAAGGAAGAGGTCTTGTGGTGTCCCCCAAAGACTACTCAACCAAATACAGATACTAA